One Glycine max cultivar Williams 82 chromosome 4, Glycine_max_v4.0, whole genome shotgun sequence DNA segment encodes these proteins:
- the LOC102670236 gene encoding uncharacterized mitochondrial protein AtMg00860-like: MNLRGRQVEITDPLCPFYNNLDEDAVHLFFNCSKIEYLGHIVLGEGVAMDATKVQAVLEWPTPLNIKQLRGFLGLTGYYRRFINGYAKLVAPLTYLLKKEAFKWTPEAETTFVQL, from the exons ATGAATTTAAGAGGAAGACAAGTGGAGATAACTGATCCATTGTGCCCATTCTACAACAATTTGGATGAAGATGCAGTGCACCTTTTCTTCAACTGCAGCAAG ATAGAGTACTTGGGACATATAGTTTTAGGTGAAGGAGTTGCTATGGATGCTACTAAGGTGCAGGCAGTTCTAGAGTGGCCTACACCACTCAATATCAAGCAGCTAAGAGGTTTCTTAGGCCTCACTGGTTACTATCGAAGGTTTATCAATGGATATGCAAAGCTTGTTGCACCATTGacatatttacttaaaaaagaagcattcaaGTGGACACCAGAGGCAGAGACAACATTTGTTCAATTGTAG